A window from Bos indicus isolate NIAB-ARS_2022 breed Sahiwal x Tharparkar chromosome 1, NIAB-ARS_B.indTharparkar_mat_pri_1.0, whole genome shotgun sequence encodes these proteins:
- the CLDN8 gene encoding claudin-8 → MATYALQIAGLVLGGVGMVGTVAVTVMPQWRVSAFIESNIVVFENLWEGLWMSCMRHANIRMQCKIYDSLLALSPDLQAARGLMCAASVLAFLAFLTAVLGMKCTRCAGDDDKVKGHILLTAGVIFIITGLVVLIPVSWVANSIIRDFYNPIVDIAQKRELGEALYIGWTTALVLIVGGALFCCVSCCHEKSSSYRYSIPSHRTTQKSYQAEKKSPSVYSKSQYV, encoded by the coding sequence ATGGCTACCTACGCCCTGCAAATCGCCGGACTGGTGCTCGGTGGTGTGGGCATGGTGGGCACAGTGGCTGTCACGGTCATGCCTCAGTGGAGAGTGTCTGCCTTCATTGAAAGCAATATTGTGGTCTTTGAAAACCTCTGGGAAGGACTATGGATGAGTTGCATGAGGCATGCTAACATCAGAATGCAGTGCAAAATCTACGACTCGCTGCTGGCTCTCTCTCCGGACCTACAGGCAGCCAGAGGACTGATGTGTGCCGCCTCGGTGCTGGCCTTCCTGGCTTTCCTGACGGCCGTCCTCGGCATGAAGTGTACCAGATGCGCCGGGGACGACGACAAGGTGAAAGGTCACATTCTGCTGACCGCTGGAGTGATTTTCATCATCACTGGCCTCGTGGTGCTCATCCCCGTGAGCTGGGTTGCCAATTCCATCATCAGAGACTTCTACAACCCAATAGTGGATATTGCCCAGAAACGGGAGCTGGGAGAAGCCCTCTACATAGGCTGGACCACGGCCCTGGTGCTGATTGTTGGAGGGGCACTGTTCTGTTGCGTTTCCTGTTGCCATGAAAAGAGCAGTAGCTACAGATACTCCATACCGTCCCACCGAACAACCCAGAAAAGCTATCAGGCCGAAAAGAAGTCGCCGAGTGTGTACTCCAAAAGTCAGTACGTGTAG